A stretch of Anaeromyxobacter dehalogenans 2CP-1 DNA encodes these proteins:
- the glyS gene encoding glycine--tRNA ligase subunit beta, with protein sequence MADLLFEIGAEEIPAGFVPGALRQLEDDLSKALADARLAHGEVRSVGTPRRLAVWARDVAPKQTDARTEAFGPPVAQAYDAEGKPTPAATGFARSQGVEVSALVRAQTPKGERVAVTKVEKGRRAEQVLPALLERLVGGLRFRKAMRSRFDEATFARPVRWMVALLGGRPLKVRHGEVTSGKVTYGHRFLAPKAIALKGTPDDYLAKLRRAHVLADPVERRAALLAELARAGKEAAGKVRDDPALVEQVLYLVEEPTAVVGEFEKSNLELPPEVVISEMRNHQRYFAVVDGKGRLKNRFVAVSATRVKDPAVARHGYERVLRARLADARFFFEEDRKRRLHERIEDLGRRTFQAKLGSELDRAQRIGAVASALARALGKDALVADLLEASRLAKVDLNTGMVGEFPELQGTMGAHYARLEGLKPEIADAIEDHYKPIGAAEELPRSDLGALVAVADRLHSLVGIIGVGEKATGAADPFGLRRSAIGILRIVIARGYHLSLAAAVEQTLDALSGVKLAAGRAVVAEQVLDFLRGRVRAAWTERFDADLVEAVLAAGSDDVVDARRRLEALADAKARPDFGSLAVAFKRVANIQEKAGGSGAAAVDPALLRDAAEKDLLAALEKVEQEVVARRAARDYPAVLRTVATLEPAVARFFDGVLVMAEDPALRANRLGLMRRVAALFSDLADFRKIQAEAPAQARAG encoded by the coding sequence ATGGCTGACCTTCTGTTCGAGATCGGTGCGGAGGAGATCCCGGCGGGCTTCGTGCCGGGCGCGCTCAGGCAGCTCGAGGACGACCTGTCGAAGGCGCTCGCCGACGCGCGGCTGGCGCACGGTGAGGTGAGGTCCGTCGGCACGCCGCGCCGCCTGGCGGTCTGGGCGCGCGACGTGGCGCCGAAGCAGACCGACGCGCGCACCGAGGCGTTCGGGCCCCCGGTGGCGCAGGCCTACGACGCCGAGGGCAAGCCTACCCCGGCCGCGACCGGCTTCGCGCGCAGCCAGGGCGTGGAGGTCTCGGCGCTGGTCCGCGCCCAGACGCCCAAGGGCGAGCGCGTCGCGGTCACGAAGGTGGAGAAGGGCCGCAGGGCGGAGCAGGTCCTGCCCGCGCTGCTGGAGCGGCTCGTCGGCGGCCTGCGCTTCCGCAAGGCGATGCGCTCGCGCTTCGACGAGGCGACCTTCGCGCGCCCGGTGCGCTGGATGGTGGCGCTCCTCGGCGGGCGCCCGCTCAAGGTGCGCCACGGCGAGGTCACCTCGGGCAAGGTCACCTACGGCCACCGCTTCCTCGCGCCGAAGGCGATCGCGCTGAAGGGCACGCCGGACGACTACCTGGCGAAGCTGCGCCGGGCGCACGTCCTCGCCGACCCGGTGGAGCGCCGCGCCGCGCTGCTCGCCGAGCTGGCCCGCGCCGGCAAGGAGGCCGCGGGGAAGGTCCGCGACGATCCCGCGCTGGTCGAGCAGGTGCTGTACCTGGTGGAGGAGCCGACCGCGGTGGTCGGCGAGTTCGAGAAGTCGAACCTCGAGCTGCCGCCGGAGGTGGTGATCTCCGAGATGCGCAACCACCAGCGCTACTTCGCGGTGGTGGACGGCAAGGGGCGGCTCAAGAACCGCTTCGTGGCCGTCTCCGCCACGCGGGTGAAGGATCCCGCGGTGGCGCGGCACGGCTACGAGCGCGTGCTCCGCGCGCGCCTCGCCGACGCGCGCTTCTTCTTCGAGGAGGACCGCAAGCGCAGGCTGCACGAGCGCATCGAGGACCTGGGTCGCCGCACGTTCCAGGCGAAGCTGGGGAGCGAGCTGGATCGCGCCCAGCGCATCGGCGCGGTGGCGAGCGCGCTGGCCCGCGCGCTCGGGAAGGACGCGCTGGTCGCCGACCTGCTCGAGGCCTCGCGGCTCGCCAAGGTGGACCTCAACACCGGCATGGTGGGCGAGTTCCCCGAGCTGCAGGGCACCATGGGCGCGCACTACGCGCGGCTGGAGGGGCTGAAGCCGGAGATCGCCGACGCGATCGAGGACCACTACAAGCCCATCGGCGCGGCCGAGGAGCTGCCGCGCAGCGACCTGGGCGCGCTGGTGGCGGTGGCCGACCGCCTCCACTCGCTCGTGGGCATCATCGGCGTGGGCGAGAAGGCGACCGGCGCCGCCGATCCGTTCGGCCTGCGCCGCTCCGCCATCGGCATCCTGCGCATCGTCATCGCCCGCGGGTACCACCTGTCGCTCGCCGCGGCGGTGGAGCAGACGCTCGACGCGCTCTCCGGGGTGAAGCTCGCCGCCGGCCGCGCGGTGGTGGCCGAGCAGGTGCTGGACTTCCTGCGCGGGCGCGTGCGCGCCGCCTGGACCGAGCGGTTCGACGCCGACCTGGTGGAGGCGGTGCTCGCGGCCGGCTCCGACGACGTGGTGGACGCCCGCCGGCGCCTGGAGGCGCTCGCCGACGCCAAGGCGCGACCCGACTTCGGCTCGCTCGCCGTCGCGTTCAAGCGCGTCGCGAACATCCAGGAGAAGGCGGGCGGCTCCGGCGCGGCCGCGGTGGATCCGGCGCTGCTGCGCGACGCGGCGGAGAAGGACCTGCTGGCGGCGCTCGAGAAGGTGGAGCAGGAGGTGGTGGCGCGCCGCGCGGCCCGCGACTACCCGGCCGTGCTCCGCACGGTGGCGACGCTGGAGCCGGCGGTGGCGCGCTTCTTCGACGGCGTGCTGGTGATGGCCGAGGACCCCGCGCTCCGCGCCAACCGGCTCGGCCTGATGCGGCGGGTGGCGGCGCTGTTCTCCGACCTCGCCGACTTCCGCAAGATCCAGGCCGAGGCGCCCGCCCAGGCCAGGGCCGGGTAG
- a CDS encoding FHA domain-containing protein, whose product MKSVRQVAIADHLWEALGRMADEMGVDREGLLNQAIHVYARLHGYVLTGGAFEPRTEPPGAPRGPRPASPPRGNSERLAVAERVLQTAARLERAIHERTPGAGPPPLGEPAGTAPSLSLRRDDGSEWEVARDRFLIGRGRHCDLVIDSAKVSREHAAIVRDGDAWFIEDLGSANGTWHDQERIQRRRIEDGDEYFVCAERLRCGLR is encoded by the coding sequence ATGAAATCCGTCCGGCAGGTCGCGATCGCCGACCACCTCTGGGAGGCGCTCGGGCGCATGGCCGACGAGATGGGCGTCGATCGCGAGGGCCTGCTCAACCAGGCGATCCACGTCTACGCCCGCCTGCACGGCTACGTGTTGACCGGTGGGGCGTTCGAGCCGCGGACCGAGCCGCCGGGCGCGCCGCGCGGCCCCCGCCCGGCGAGCCCGCCGCGCGGGAACTCCGAGCGGCTGGCGGTCGCCGAGCGCGTGCTCCAGACCGCCGCCCGCCTCGAGCGCGCGATCCACGAGCGCACGCCGGGCGCGGGCCCGCCGCCGCTGGGCGAGCCGGCGGGCACCGCGCCGTCGCTGTCGCTGCGCCGCGACGACGGCTCGGAGTGGGAGGTGGCCCGCGACCGGTTCCTCATCGGGCGCGGGCGCCACTGCGACCTGGTGATCGACAGCGCCAAGGTGTCGCGCGAGCACGCGGCCATCGTGCGCGACGGCGACGCCTGGTTCATCGAGGACCTGGGCTCCGCGAACGGCACCTGGCACGACCAGGAGCGGATCCAGCGCCGCCGCATCGAGGACGGGGACGAGTACTTCGTCTGCGCCGAGCGGCTCCGCTGCGGGCTGCGGTAG
- the polA gene encoding DNA polymerase I: MPTLTLIDGSGFIFRAYHAIPHLSTTKGIPTNAVYGFTNMLLKALREHAPTHVALVFDAGRRSFRHDIDPEYKANRPEAPDDLASQFPLVRDVARALNVPVIEEPGFEADDIIATLAGRARAAGWEVVVVTGDKDFAQLVDGGLSLYDPMAEASGRGGWTGPAEVEKKMGVRPEQVVEYQSILGDKIDNVPGIAGVGEVTAAALIRHFGTTEAMLARPGEIPAAVSRGGEKLRDKVVANAERIRTNRRLVALRRDLDLPFAPEAFGRRPPDQERARALFSELEFSRLVKELPPPPPTARAETPETIDGRAALDAAVAALVQAGGPVGLLPVLGEGPPRTAPLVGLAFAGAGRAFYLPLGHRYLGAPAPLAPADVREGLRPLVEAALPLHAHELKAAAHALARLGLARSGPGEDTELMSRLLLPTRREHALVDVARERTSCELPRNPADGAKRGAPGLEGLEVERVAAWAGACAASLPDLAAKLAEGLEAERLSPLYREVERPLVPVLVEMERTGILVDRGAMEGMSAEFGRSMQDLEARIHAAAGHPFNVASTRELAQVLFVELELPVVKRLKTGPSTDQDVLEKLAEQHALPRLVLEHRSLSKLKGTYVDALPQLVDPADGRIHTTFHQAGAATGRLSSSDPNLQNIPVRTELSRRIRQAFVAPAGARLLSADYSQIELRILAHYSDDPGLLQAFRDREDVHTRTAAETFGVPPEQVTPDQRRIAKVLNFGIAYGLSAFGLSQRLDLPPSEAQGIIDRYFTRYAGVRRYIEWAVEEARAKGESRTLFGRARTMPEIGARNPALRNAAERTAINTPIQGTAADIVKIAMIRVHDALAQERRAARLLLQVHDELVLEVPERELAPVEALVRREMEGAARLKVPLEVQVGHGQTWAEGH, encoded by the coding sequence ATGCCCACCCTGACGCTCATCGACGGCTCGGGCTTCATCTTCCGCGCCTACCACGCGATCCCGCACCTCTCCACCACGAAGGGGATCCCGACCAACGCCGTCTACGGGTTCACCAACATGCTGCTGAAGGCGCTGCGCGAGCACGCGCCCACGCACGTGGCGCTGGTGTTCGACGCGGGGCGCCGCAGCTTCCGGCACGACATCGATCCCGAGTACAAGGCGAACCGCCCCGAGGCGCCCGACGACCTCGCGTCGCAGTTCCCGCTGGTGCGCGACGTGGCCCGCGCGCTCAACGTGCCGGTGATCGAGGAGCCCGGGTTCGAGGCCGACGACATCATCGCCACGCTGGCCGGCCGCGCGCGCGCGGCGGGCTGGGAGGTGGTGGTCGTCACCGGCGACAAGGACTTCGCGCAGCTCGTGGACGGCGGCCTGTCGCTCTACGACCCCATGGCCGAGGCGAGCGGGCGCGGCGGGTGGACCGGCCCGGCCGAGGTCGAGAAGAAGATGGGGGTCCGCCCGGAGCAGGTGGTCGAGTACCAGTCCATCCTGGGCGACAAGATCGACAACGTGCCCGGGATCGCGGGGGTGGGGGAGGTGACGGCGGCGGCGCTCATCCGCCACTTCGGCACCACCGAGGCGATGCTGGCGCGGCCCGGGGAGATCCCGGCGGCCGTGTCGCGCGGCGGGGAGAAGCTGCGCGACAAGGTCGTCGCGAACGCCGAGCGCATCCGCACCAACCGCCGGCTGGTCGCGCTGCGGCGAGACCTCGACCTGCCCTTCGCGCCCGAGGCGTTCGGCCGCCGGCCGCCCGATCAGGAGCGGGCCCGCGCGCTGTTCTCCGAGCTGGAGTTCTCGCGGCTGGTGAAGGAGCTCCCGCCGCCGCCGCCCACCGCGCGCGCCGAGACGCCGGAGACGATCGACGGCCGGGCCGCGCTGGACGCCGCGGTGGCGGCGCTGGTCCAGGCCGGCGGTCCGGTCGGGCTCCTGCCGGTGCTGGGCGAGGGGCCGCCGCGCACCGCGCCGCTCGTCGGGCTGGCGTTCGCGGGCGCGGGGCGCGCGTTCTACCTGCCGCTCGGGCACCGCTACCTGGGCGCGCCCGCGCCGCTCGCGCCGGCGGACGTGCGCGAGGGGCTCCGGCCGCTGGTCGAGGCGGCGCTCCCGCTGCACGCCCACGAGCTCAAGGCGGCGGCCCACGCGCTGGCGAGGCTCGGGCTGGCGCGGTCGGGCCCGGGCGAGGACACCGAGCTGATGAGCCGGCTCCTGCTGCCCACCCGGCGCGAGCACGCGCTGGTGGACGTGGCGCGGGAGCGGACCAGCTGCGAGCTGCCGCGCAACCCGGCCGACGGGGCGAAGCGCGGGGCGCCGGGGCTGGAGGGCCTCGAGGTGGAGCGGGTGGCGGCCTGGGCCGGCGCCTGCGCGGCGTCGCTGCCGGACCTGGCCGCGAAGCTCGCCGAGGGCCTGGAGGCGGAGCGCCTGTCACCGCTCTACCGCGAGGTGGAGCGGCCGCTGGTGCCGGTGCTGGTCGAGATGGAGCGGACCGGCATCCTGGTGGACCGCGGCGCGATGGAGGGGATGAGCGCCGAGTTCGGCAGGTCGATGCAGGACCTGGAGGCGCGCATCCACGCGGCCGCCGGGCACCCGTTCAACGTCGCCTCGACGCGCGAGCTGGCGCAGGTGCTGTTCGTGGAGCTGGAGCTGCCGGTGGTGAAGCGGCTCAAGACCGGCCCGTCCACCGACCAGGACGTGCTCGAGAAGCTGGCCGAGCAGCACGCGCTGCCGCGGCTGGTGCTGGAGCACCGCTCGCTCTCCAAGCTGAAGGGCACCTACGTCGACGCGCTCCCGCAGCTGGTGGACCCGGCCGACGGGCGCATCCACACCACGTTCCACCAGGCGGGCGCGGCCACCGGCCGGCTCTCCTCCTCGGATCCGAACCTCCAGAACATCCCGGTCCGCACCGAGCTGTCGCGGCGCATCCGCCAGGCGTTCGTGGCGCCGGCGGGCGCGCGCCTGCTCTCGGCCGACTACTCGCAGATCGAGCTGCGGATCCTGGCGCACTACTCCGACGACCCGGGCCTGCTGCAGGCGTTCCGCGACCGCGAGGACGTGCACACCCGCACCGCGGCGGAGACGTTCGGCGTCCCGCCCGAGCAGGTGACCCCGGACCAGCGGCGCATCGCCAAGGTGCTCAACTTCGGCATCGCCTACGGCCTCTCCGCGTTCGGGCTGTCGCAGCGCCTCGACCTGCCACCGTCGGAGGCGCAGGGGATCATCGACCGCTACTTCACGCGCTACGCCGGCGTCCGCCGCTACATCGAGTGGGCGGTGGAGGAGGCGCGCGCCAAGGGCGAGTCGCGCACGCTGTTCGGGCGCGCGCGCACCATGCCGGAGATCGGCGCGCGCAACCCGGCGCTCCGCAACGCGGCCGAGCGCACCGCCATCAACACGCCCATCCAGGGCACGGCCGCGGACATCGTGAAGATCGCCATGATCCGCGTGCACGACGCGCTGGCGCAGGAGCGCCGCGCGGCGCGGCTGCTGCTGCAGGTGCACGACGAGCTGGTGCTGGAGGTGCCGGAGCGGGAGCTGGCGCCGGTCGAGGCGCTGGTGCGCCGCGAGATGGAGGGCGCGGCCCGGCTGAAGGTCCCGCTCGAGGTCCAGGTCGGCCACGGCCAGACCTGGGCCGAGGGGCACTGA
- a CDS encoding carbohydrate kinase family protein — MRDLDVLCLGEALVDLLPDRRGALEDCGRFEACPGGAPANVATGLARLGVRTGFRGVVGDDPFGRMLARRLAAEGIEVSLRLARERPTGMWFVALDAAGERTFFSPNARFSADKLVAPADADPAAIGRARVLHTGTSAHVLPEGRAALRAAVEAARRLGVEVSFDPNVRAHLWDDLAPLRALCQDVLPRCAVAKLSEEEIALCTGEADPARAAARLVAMGVGIACVTLGPRGALVRRGADEAHVPAEPVAVVDTTGAGDGFVAGLLAALSRGAAPLAARSFAEVVAAVRFANRVAGRVCTRVGAVAGLPHTGEISV, encoded by the coding sequence ATGAGGGATCTCGACGTGCTGTGCCTGGGGGAGGCGCTGGTGGACCTGCTGCCGGATCGGCGTGGGGCCCTGGAGGACTGCGGCCGCTTCGAGGCGTGCCCCGGCGGCGCGCCGGCGAACGTCGCCACCGGGCTGGCGCGCCTCGGGGTCCGCACCGGCTTCCGCGGCGTGGTCGGCGACGATCCGTTCGGCCGGATGCTGGCGCGCCGGCTCGCCGCCGAGGGCATCGAGGTCTCGCTCCGGCTCGCGCGCGAGCGGCCCACCGGGATGTGGTTCGTGGCGCTCGACGCGGCGGGGGAGCGGACGTTCTTCTCGCCCAACGCCCGCTTCTCCGCCGACAAGCTCGTCGCGCCCGCCGACGCCGACCCGGCCGCGATCGGCCGCGCCCGCGTGCTGCACACCGGGACCTCGGCGCACGTGCTGCCGGAGGGCAGGGCGGCGCTGCGGGCCGCGGTGGAGGCGGCGCGGCGCCTCGGCGTGGAGGTGTCCTTCGACCCGAACGTCCGCGCGCACCTGTGGGACGACCTCGCGCCGCTGCGGGCGCTCTGCCAGGACGTGCTGCCGCGCTGCGCGGTGGCGAAGCTCTCCGAGGAGGAGATCGCGCTCTGCACCGGCGAGGCCGACCCCGCGCGCGCTGCGGCGCGGCTCGTCGCGATGGGCGTCGGCATCGCCTGCGTGACGCTGGGCCCGCGCGGCGCCCTGGTACGGCGCGGCGCCGACGAGGCGCACGTGCCGGCCGAGCCGGTGGCGGTGGTGGACACCACCGGCGCCGGCGACGGGTTCGTGGCCGGGCTGCTCGCGGCGCTCTCGCGCGGCGCGGCCCCGCTCGCCGCCCGCTCGTTCGCCGAGGTGGTCGCGGCGGTGCGCTTCGCGAACCGGGTGGCGGGGCGCGTCTGCACGCGCGTCGGCGCGGTCGCCGGGCTGCCGCACACTGGCGAGATTTCCGTTTGA
- a CDS encoding DNA polymerase III subunit delta, which yields MAGPRAGGGRARAVAGATLETCLEEARAGRAQPVYLFDGDAFLSLRAARELAGALVPEAQRALNLVELDAAASPAEVAAELATGGLFGGGKLVLVQEPAFLTAKEDAADAFRAAMKSWADGRQRDGARRLLALAGKAGIGARALAPGEDGRVPEGARSALAEELGVPMDGAAAAFVDAAARYAQERELKVGKGEDAGALDAALAAGLPPGHVLVIAAGKIDGRLPVVKKLAAAGRRVTTQLEKEGTWDAQRLVLGPVLEALLAGTGKRVDRGGEARLAELVGEDARTLASEVAKLAAYVGDRKVIGAADVDAVVTRVASDPFFALGNAVEARDLPLAMGVLDRSVADGASPFMLLGSLAATVRRLVVERERARAAVGERRIGSFNEWQAEVLPSIDEDELDGKKPYGFWMKYQASARFSRAELLDALAGLAEADVAMKSGQDGRVRLERVLIGLLARDNRERSTP from the coding sequence ATGGCCGGGCCTAGGGCCGGGGGAGGGCGCGCGCGCGCCGTCGCCGGGGCCACCCTGGAGACCTGCCTGGAGGAGGCACGCGCCGGGCGCGCGCAGCCGGTCTACCTGTTCGACGGCGACGCGTTCCTGTCGCTCCGCGCCGCGCGCGAGCTGGCCGGGGCGCTCGTGCCGGAGGCGCAGCGCGCGCTCAACCTGGTCGAGCTGGACGCCGCCGCCTCGCCGGCCGAGGTGGCGGCCGAGCTGGCCACGGGCGGCCTGTTCGGCGGCGGCAAGCTGGTGCTGGTGCAGGAGCCGGCGTTCCTGACCGCGAAGGAGGACGCCGCGGACGCGTTCCGCGCCGCCATGAAGAGCTGGGCCGACGGCCGGCAGCGCGACGGTGCGCGGCGCCTGCTCGCGCTCGCGGGCAAGGCCGGCATCGGCGCGCGGGCGCTCGCGCCGGGCGAGGACGGCCGGGTGCCGGAGGGCGCCCGCTCCGCGCTGGCGGAGGAGCTGGGCGTGCCGATGGACGGCGCCGCCGCGGCGTTCGTGGACGCGGCCGCGCGGTACGCGCAGGAGCGCGAGCTGAAGGTGGGCAAGGGCGAGGACGCGGGCGCGCTCGACGCCGCGCTCGCCGCCGGCCTGCCGCCCGGCCACGTGCTGGTGATCGCGGCGGGGAAGATCGACGGCCGGCTGCCGGTGGTGAAGAAGCTCGCCGCGGCGGGGCGCCGGGTGACCACCCAGCTCGAGAAGGAGGGCACCTGGGACGCGCAGCGGCTGGTGCTCGGGCCGGTGCTGGAGGCGCTGCTCGCCGGCACCGGCAAGCGGGTGGACCGCGGCGGCGAGGCGCGGCTCGCCGAGCTGGTGGGCGAGGACGCGCGCACGCTCGCGTCGGAGGTGGCGAAGCTCGCCGCCTACGTGGGCGACCGCAAGGTGATCGGCGCGGCCGACGTGGACGCGGTGGTGACGCGGGTCGCGTCGGATCCGTTCTTCGCGCTCGGCAACGCGGTCGAGGCGCGGGACCTGCCGCTCGCGATGGGCGTGCTCGACCGCTCCGTGGCCGACGGCGCGAGCCCGTTCATGCTGCTCGGCTCGCTCGCCGCCACGGTGCGCCGGCTGGTGGTGGAGCGGGAGCGCGCCCGCGCCGCGGTGGGTGAGCGGCGCATCGGCTCGTTCAACGAGTGGCAGGCCGAGGTCCTCCCGTCCATCGACGAGGACGAGCTGGACGGCAAGAAGCCCTACGGGTTCTGGATGAAGTACCAGGCGTCGGCGCGCTTCTCGCGCGCGGAGCTGCTCGACGCGCTGGCCGGCCTCGCCGAGGCCGACGTCGCCATGAAGAGCGGGCAGGACGGGCGCGTGCGCCTGGAGCGGGTGCTGATCGGCCTGCTCGCCCGCGACAACCGGGAAAGGAGCACCCCTTGA
- the holB gene encoding DNA polymerase III subunit delta', which translates to MPFSELIAQERAVGSLRSALRRGSLHHAYLFGGPEGAGKARAAVLLAQAANCEGGQAGPGGLREDPCGACGPCRKIERGLHPDVVVLAAERTMAKAGRWEPKGGRAPSKDIVVDQVRDLVDHRLAMKRFEGRRRFVVIDPADAMNPQAQNALLKTLEEPPEDTTLVLVASSPDALLPTIRSRCLRVSFRPLPAAAIAARLQEEGIPAEEARVAAALSGGSLGRARAHAGDAARRPLRAVAQAAALRPDDAGAWLAWAADPGADPAQARAKDRDRKAEVKELAPEICELMLVWLRDVLAVQAGADRLAVADLEPATRRAAAALPPGEVVRRRGEVLRTMRALRQNATSQLALERLMIGWFHGRA; encoded by the coding sequence ATGCCGTTCTCCGAGCTCATCGCGCAGGAACGCGCCGTCGGCTCGCTCCGGTCCGCGCTCCGTCGCGGCTCGCTGCACCACGCCTACCTCTTCGGCGGCCCGGAGGGCGCCGGCAAGGCGCGGGCGGCCGTGCTCCTGGCGCAGGCCGCGAACTGCGAGGGCGGGCAGGCCGGGCCGGGCGGCCTCCGCGAGGATCCCTGCGGCGCGTGCGGCCCCTGCCGGAAGATCGAGCGGGGCCTCCACCCGGACGTCGTGGTGCTCGCCGCGGAGCGGACCATGGCGAAGGCCGGGCGATGGGAGCCGAAGGGCGGCCGCGCGCCGTCGAAGGACATCGTGGTGGACCAGGTGCGCGACCTGGTGGACCACCGCCTGGCCATGAAGCGCTTCGAGGGGCGGCGGCGCTTCGTGGTGATCGACCCGGCCGACGCCATGAACCCGCAGGCGCAGAACGCGCTCCTGAAGACGCTGGAGGAGCCGCCCGAGGACACCACGCTCGTGCTGGTCGCCTCGAGCCCCGACGCGCTGCTCCCCACCATCCGCTCGCGCTGCCTGCGGGTGAGCTTCCGGCCGCTGCCGGCCGCGGCGATCGCGGCGCGGCTGCAGGAGGAGGGGATCCCGGCGGAGGAGGCGCGCGTGGCCGCGGCGCTCTCCGGCGGCTCGCTGGGCCGGGCGCGCGCGCACGCGGGCGACGCGGCCCGGCGGCCGCTGCGGGCCGTGGCCCAGGCGGCGGCGCTCCGGCCGGACGACGCGGGCGCGTGGCTGGCCTGGGCGGCGGACCCGGGCGCCGACCCGGCCCAGGCGCGCGCGAAGGACCGCGACCGCAAGGCCGAGGTGAAGGAGCTCGCGCCGGAGATCTGCGAGCTCATGCTGGTGTGGCTGCGCGACGTGCTGGCGGTGCAGGCCGGCGCGGACCGGCTCGCGGTCGCCGACCTGGAGCCCGCCACGCGCCGGGCCGCCGCGGCGCTCCCGCCCGGCGAGGTGGTGCGCCGGCGCGGCGAGGTGCTCCGGACGATGCGGGCGCTGCGGCAGAACGCGACCTCGCAGCTCGCCCTCGAGCGGCTGATGATCGGGTGGTTCCATGGCCGGGCCTAG
- a CDS encoding DivIVA domain-containing protein — protein sequence MNITPLDITQKQFRKTFRGLDAEEVEAFLALVAAEFEGLVKENLALREDNQRKADEIADHRGRERALQETLVTAQRASEEIRDSARKEAEITISDAELQAEKIVQGAHSRFLRIVDDINELKRQRVQFEANVRTLVESHLKLIEAFREPAREEAVQLIPGRRRAADE from the coding sequence ATGAACATCACCCCCCTCGACATCACGCAGAAGCAGTTCCGCAAGACCTTCCGCGGCCTGGACGCCGAGGAGGTCGAGGCGTTCCTGGCGCTCGTCGCCGCCGAGTTCGAGGGGCTGGTGAAGGAGAACCTGGCGCTCCGCGAGGACAACCAGCGCAAGGCGGACGAGATCGCCGATCACCGGGGGCGCGAGCGCGCGCTCCAGGAGACGCTCGTCACCGCCCAGAGGGCGTCCGAGGAGATCCGCGACTCCGCCCGCAAGGAGGCGGAGATCACCATCTCCGACGCCGAGCTCCAGGCCGAGAAGATCGTCCAGGGCGCCCACTCGCGCTTCCTGCGCATCGTGGACGACATCAACGAGCTGAAGCGGCAGCGCGTGCAGTTCGAGGCGAACGTCCGCACGCTGGTGGAGAGCCACCTCAAGCTCATCGAGGCGTTCCGCGAGCCCGCGCGCGAGGAGGCCGTGCAGCTCATCCCCGGCCGCCGCCGGGCCGCCGACGAGTAG
- a CDS encoding glycine--tRNA ligase subunit alpha — protein MYFQDLILKLQTYWASRNCILAQGYDQEVGAGTMNPSTFLRVLGPEPWNVAYVEPSRRPADGRYGENPNRLYQHHQFQVILKPNPPDVQELYLGSLRAIGIDPREHDIRFVEDDWESPTLGAWGLGWEVWCDGMEITQYTYFQQAGGFEVRPVAAELTYGLERIAMYLQDVENVFDVEWVKGVKYREVFHRNEVEMSTYSFQASDPKMLFGLFDTYEAECKRLNGLKLPLPAYDYCLKCSHTFNNLDARGAISVTERAAYIGRVRALAHECARGYLDSREALGFPLLPPADRKQAVEAARAAREARESR, from the coding sequence GTGTACTTCCAGGACCTGATCTTGAAGCTCCAGACCTACTGGGCGAGCCGCAACTGCATCCTCGCGCAGGGTTACGACCAGGAGGTCGGGGCCGGCACCATGAACCCGTCCACGTTCCTGCGCGTGCTCGGCCCGGAGCCCTGGAACGTCGCGTACGTCGAGCCGTCGCGCCGGCCGGCCGACGGCCGCTACGGCGAGAACCCGAACCGCCTCTACCAGCACCACCAGTTCCAGGTGATCCTGAAACCGAACCCGCCCGACGTGCAGGAGCTCTACCTCGGCTCGCTGCGCGCCATCGGGATCGATCCCCGCGAGCACGACATCCGCTTCGTCGAGGACGACTGGGAGAGCCCGACGCTGGGCGCCTGGGGCCTCGGCTGGGAGGTGTGGTGCGACGGGATGGAGATCACCCAGTACACCTACTTCCAGCAGGCCGGCGGGTTCGAGGTGCGGCCGGTCGCGGCCGAGCTCACCTACGGCCTCGAGCGCATCGCCATGTACCTGCAGGACGTCGAGAACGTGTTCGACGTGGAGTGGGTGAAGGGCGTGAAGTACCGCGAGGTCTTCCACCGGAACGAGGTGGAGATGAGCACCTACTCGTTCCAGGCGTCGGACCCGAAGATGCTGTTCGGCCTGTTCGACACCTACGAGGCGGAGTGCAAGCGGCTCAACGGGCTGAAGCTGCCGCTGCCCGCCTACGACTACTGCCTGAAGTGCTCGCACACGTTCAACAACCTCGACGCGCGCGGCGCCATCAGCGTCACCGAGCGCGCGGCCTACATCGGCCGCGTGCGCGCGCTGGCCCACGAGTGCGCCAGGGGCTACCTCGACTCGCGAGAGGCGCTCGGGTTCCCGCTGCTCCCGCCGGCCGATCGCAAGCAGGCGGTGGAGGCTGCGCGGGCGGCCCGCGAGGCGCGCGAGTCCAGGTGA